The Micromonospora sp. M71_S20 genome has a window encoding:
- a CDS encoding non-ribosomal peptide synthetase, whose translation MSVGFVGGRVPAAGVAGTGTDFEVLDLVGDLRRPTVWPARAGSEFRTVDLPDLAGAGSPGAVVLAGVVGVLARYTAQAEVVVGLSSGGVLRIDVADDPGFGELVSRVGAALAGPVAPDAGTVGPVVVGLVDAPVAEVGPDAVDVDVVVAVAGDGSAVRVDYAADGFSAQWVRGLVDQVVLLASAGSAEPGVGLSGLPLVGDAERERLLAWGRGPVREVPGQPIHELVLEWARRTPEAVAGVAGGEVLTYAELERRSGALAGYLRSLGVRAGDVVSLALDRSLWTLIATLGVMRAGAAYTPMDVSWPTERMRVLLADHGAPVVLTVGEVAPRIPRPDGVRVVALDDEWPAVEAAELVDLPIVEASAPAFVIYTSGSTGTPKGVVLTHDKLTNFVTWMREECAVGPDSRMLHCCAPVFDVALGEIYTALTSGARVVVSSRDDLLDTRRLTDLIAKEQATHAFCPPTNLAAVDPADCPSMSCVTLAGEPIPPRMAQRWMAAGARLINAYGPAEAAVACTWFDASEGWGGAYVPIGRPMPNRQIRVVDANLGLVPMGVPGEILITGAGVAHHYLNRPELTAQRFVTDPYGGGVAYRTGDLGRWNATGALEILGRMDHQVKVNGIRIELGEIEAVLEQHPDVGTAVVTRREDHGTARLVGYVTGREGRLPVTAELREHAAAVLPPYMVPAVIMVLDRFPVGGTGKIDRRALPEPGSQRPDLDVPYTEPATDSERLVAGVFATVLGLDRVGARDGFFHLGGTSLQSAAVAAGIDEAADVVVPVSQIHRTPTPQGLAQWLTTAPRRPKAEPEAPATGRPGPSKPVPLTLSVAKCVWLPFELVCPTTWWIEGELDLRALMAALGDVHRRHEALHARYRRVEPPVALVPPNPGMPQLRLLTDANSEQEALDQLAEAVQQPLDYTQGRNWRAALIREKSTGRVLFGVGIHHIAFDGWSHALLVRDLSHAYAARLSGAAPVWARPAPTLRQSYEEYTRLRDAADLEAQRTYWREQLRGLPRQGRGAPQAPLEQALAWGPKAGHIVTVPGEVVQRWDRAARERRFSRSSYFVAAYASALRAIHQQDDIGLLMIVARRGSRILDSAFTTRINSNCVRVRFRPETDLLRHVQQTVDELMAAQDIPFSETAADPAVGLPGEVVASIPGFAYQDNVVLPLELPGCRTEEVVEPYAREVMSGLTVEAIPRDTDALLRITIRTDLIPFSLAEELGAHMLRFLETGPAPAAATD comes from the coding sequence ATGTCTGTCGGGTTCGTTGGTGGCCGGGTCCCGGCCGCGGGTGTCGCCGGGACCGGCACCGACTTCGAGGTTCTCGACCTCGTGGGGGACCTGCGCCGGCCGACGGTGTGGCCGGCCCGGGCGGGCTCCGAGTTCCGGACGGTGGACCTGCCCGACCTGGCGGGCGCGGGGTCCCCCGGCGCGGTGGTGCTGGCCGGTGTCGTGGGAGTGCTGGCCCGGTACACCGCCCAGGCCGAGGTGGTGGTGGGGCTGTCGTCGGGTGGCGTGTTGCGGATCGACGTCGCGGACGACCCCGGTTTCGGGGAGTTGGTGTCGCGGGTGGGTGCGGCGTTGGCCGGGCCGGTCGCGCCGGACGCGGGCACGGTGGGCCCGGTGGTGGTGGGGCTGGTGGACGCTCCGGTGGCCGAGGTGGGACCGGATGCCGTGGACGTGGATGTGGTGGTGGCCGTCGCGGGCGACGGGTCGGCGGTACGGGTGGACTACGCGGCGGACGGGTTCTCGGCCCAGTGGGTGCGGGGCCTGGTGGACCAGGTGGTGCTGCTGGCGTCGGCGGGATCGGCGGAGCCGGGGGTTGGCCTGTCGGGGTTGCCGCTGGTGGGGGACGCGGAGCGGGAGCGGCTGCTGGCGTGGGGCCGGGGCCCGGTGCGTGAGGTGCCTGGTCAGCCGATCCACGAGTTGGTGCTGGAGTGGGCGCGGCGCACGCCGGAGGCGGTGGCGGGCGTCGCCGGCGGTGAGGTGCTGACGTACGCGGAGCTGGAACGCCGCTCGGGGGCGCTGGCCGGGTACCTGCGGTCGCTGGGTGTGCGGGCCGGCGACGTGGTGTCGCTGGCGTTGGACCGCAGCCTGTGGACGTTGATCGCCACCCTGGGCGTGATGCGGGCGGGCGCGGCGTACACGCCGATGGACGTGTCCTGGCCGACGGAGCGGATGCGCGTGCTGCTGGCCGACCACGGCGCACCGGTCGTGCTCACCGTCGGCGAGGTCGCCCCACGCATCCCCCGACCGGACGGCGTACGGGTCGTCGCCCTCGACGACGAGTGGCCCGCCGTGGAGGCGGCCGAACTCGTCGACCTGCCGATCGTCGAGGCGTCCGCGCCGGCGTTCGTCATCTACACGTCCGGCTCCACAGGCACGCCGAAGGGCGTCGTGCTGACCCACGACAAGCTGACGAACTTCGTCACCTGGATGCGCGAGGAATGCGCGGTCGGCCCGGACAGCCGGATGCTGCACTGCTGCGCACCGGTCTTCGACGTGGCCCTGGGCGAGATCTACACCGCGCTGACCTCCGGCGCCCGCGTCGTCGTCAGCTCCCGCGACGATCTCCTCGACACCCGCCGCCTCACCGACCTGATCGCGAAGGAGCAGGCGACCCACGCGTTCTGCCCGCCCACGAACCTCGCCGCCGTCGACCCGGCCGACTGCCCGAGCATGTCGTGCGTGACCCTCGCCGGGGAGCCGATCCCGCCCCGCATGGCGCAGCGGTGGATGGCCGCCGGCGCCCGCCTGATCAACGCGTACGGGCCCGCCGAAGCCGCCGTGGCGTGCACGTGGTTCGACGCGTCGGAGGGCTGGGGCGGCGCGTACGTGCCGATCGGCCGGCCCATGCCCAACCGGCAGATCCGCGTCGTCGACGCCAACCTCGGCCTCGTCCCCATGGGTGTGCCCGGCGAAATCCTCATCACCGGCGCCGGAGTCGCCCACCACTACCTCAACCGTCCCGAACTGACCGCCCAACGGTTCGTCACCGACCCGTACGGCGGCGGCGTCGCCTACCGCACCGGCGACCTCGGACGGTGGAACGCCACCGGAGCACTCGAGATCCTCGGCCGGATGGACCACCAGGTAAAGGTCAACGGCATCCGCATCGAACTCGGCGAGATTGAGGCCGTCCTCGAACAGCACCCCGACGTCGGCACCGCCGTCGTCACCCGCCGCGAGGACCACGGCACCGCCCGGCTGGTCGGCTACGTCACCGGGCGCGAGGGTCGCCTCCCCGTCACCGCCGAGCTACGGGAGCACGCCGCCGCCGTGCTCCCGCCCTACATGGTCCCCGCCGTGATCATGGTCCTCGACCGCTTCCCCGTCGGCGGCACCGGCAAGATCGACAGGCGGGCGCTGCCCGAACCGGGCTCGCAGCGCCCCGACCTCGACGTGCCGTACACCGAGCCGGCCACCGACTCCGAACGCCTCGTCGCGGGGGTGTTCGCGACGGTGCTCGGGCTGGACCGGGTCGGCGCGCGCGATGGCTTCTTCCACCTCGGCGGCACGTCCCTGCAGTCGGCGGCGGTGGCGGCGGGCATCGACGAGGCGGCCGACGTCGTCGTGCCCGTCTCGCAGATCCACCGCACCCCCACACCGCAGGGGCTGGCCCAGTGGCTGACCACCGCGCCCCGGCGCCCCAAGGCCGAACCGGAGGCGCCCGCCACCGGCCGCCCCGGCCCGTCGAAGCCCGTCCCGCTGACCCTGTCGGTCGCCAAGTGCGTCTGGCTCCCCTTCGAACTGGTCTGCCCGACCACCTGGTGGATCGAGGGTGAGCTGGACCTGCGGGCGCTGATGGCGGCGCTGGGCGACGTGCACCGCCGACACGAGGCGCTGCACGCCCGCTACCGCCGCGTCGAACCGCCGGTCGCGCTCGTCCCGCCGAACCCGGGAATGCCGCAGCTGCGACTGCTCACCGACGCCAACAGCGAGCAGGAAGCCCTCGACCAGCTCGCCGAGGCCGTGCAGCAGCCGCTCGACTACACCCAGGGCCGCAACTGGCGGGCCGCCCTCATCCGGGAGAAGTCCACCGGGCGGGTCCTGTTCGGCGTGGGCATCCACCACATCGCCTTCGACGGCTGGTCCCACGCGCTGCTCGTGCGCGACCTCAGCCACGCCTACGCCGCCCGGCTGTCCGGAGCGGCCCCCGTGTGGGCCCGGCCCGCGCCCACGCTGCGCCAGTCGTACGAGGAGTACACCCGGCTACGCGACGCCGCCGACCTCGAAGCGCAGCGGACCTACTGGCGCGAACAACTGCGCGGCCTGCCCCGCCAGGGCCGGGGCGCACCTCAGGCGCCCCTGGAGCAGGCGCTGGCCTGGGGCCCCAAGGCCGGACACATCGTCACCGTTCCCGGCGAGGTCGTGCAGCGCTGGGACCGGGCCGCCCGGGAACGCCGGTTCAGCCGCTCCAGCTACTTCGTCGCCGCGTACGCCTCCGCGCTGCGCGCCATCCACCAGCAGGACGACATCGGCCTGCTGATGATCGTGGCCAGGCGCGGCAGCCGCATCCTCGACTCCGCCTTCACCACCCGGATCAACTCGAACTGCGTCCGGGTCCGGTTCCGGCCGGAGACGGACCTGCTCCGGCACGTCCAGCAGACCGTCGACGAGCTGATGGCCGCCCAGGACATCCCCTTCTCGGAGACCGCCGCCGACCCGGCCGTCGGCCTGCCCGGCGAGGTGGTCGCCAGCATCCCCGGCTTCGCCTACCAGGACAACGTGGTCCTTCCGCTGGAACTGCCCGGCTGCCGGACCGAGGAGGTCGTCGAGCCCTACGCGCGGGAGGTGATGAGCGGGCTGACCGTTGAGGCGATCCCCCGGGACACCGACGCCCTGCTGCGCATCACCATCCGCACCGACCTGATCCCGTTCAGCCTCGCCGAGGAGCTGGGCGCGCACATGCTGCGCTTCCTCGAGACGGGGCCCGCCCCGGCCGCCGCCACCGACTGA